GACCGACTACTATTTGGTAGTTTTGGTAaccggtttcttaaaaaaaagtgGGTCCTGCGCGGGACCCACACGGTAAGAAACCCTTTAGTTACCTCCAATAAAGATGCTCTAAGGTCTTTATAGAGAATCACTCGACTTAGTTATCAGTAttctggttttggttttgggccGTGAATGTTTTTGGTGTCTTTAATTTACTTTAGGCCTAGACTAGGCCCATTCACTTATATTCCTGTTCTAAAACATGAACATTTTGAAGAAGGGGAATGTGATAGTTGTAGACCTGTCATCTAGTCTAGACTACTAAAACATAAgtacaaaaaaagattttatcctgacattttctaaatatttactAATTTACCACTGGATTATAAActgtcgttttaaaatttataaaaccagCCAACTACAGACGTAAACGGAGAAAGTAATAAAATTAGGACATTATAGTTAACGGCGATCATTTTGGTTTTAATGATGGCCTCAAATTCCTACAAATTACCTAAATTTGCAAAAAAATGTATACATaaatcatatgtatatatatcataataataACTAATACGACAGTTTCTCTTTTGTCGGGGCGACTAATTATCAaaacaatttcaaattttatttatgtattattataattttatcacaTTTAAACACATACAAACTAAATGTATACATAAATCTAATCTATCAAAACATATACCAACaagtaatattttttcaaatcatatataaattgttttaaataatataatttcgaatataataaaaaattattttttgatcttttatacaaatttcaaatttaaataaccATATctagatttaaaataataaaaggtatatttaaaactcaaatatgctgcattttagtgttatatttatcaaaataaaatgattactTAACACACAGTTGTAGGAAAAAAACAAtctcattaaaaaataaattcagtAGCTAAACATGAACAAACAAGTTGAGGTCGttctaaaatgttaaaaacataaaatagaaaataattctaaatgtttaaaattagaCATGAGACTTATTATTCAGGATTTGGACTCGATCTTAGATCCCttttgaaaatatgatatatgGAACGTCTGAATCCAAATCCGGATGGTAAAATCTcattaaaagataaatttagtaACTAAACATGAAAAACCAGTTGATGTCAttctaaaatgttaaaaacataaaaaatatggTCTTTCTAAAATGTTTTAAACTATGTCTAAGATGTATTATCTAGGATCAGATTTGATATGTGATCCACTCTGAATATATGATACCAAAGGTGTCTGAATTCAGAttcggatagtaaaatcttagATCCGCCAAAACTGAATCTGAATATGAGTATCTCGATTTTTAGATCTAGATATTCCGATCAGGATccgtattttaaaaataaattaatttttaatataagtgctaattatatttgatatatttatattcataaataaaattatgttataatattatattttaatcttaatattatatacttataaatatatattgataaatgttgtatataagatttttttttgacactgaaaaattattttattccaAATAATCGGTCTACAATAACGTGTACCATAATGTAACACAATGGATTAGAAACTAAACATATCCACGCATACCACTAGGGGCTATGGTAAATGGTTAAATTCCAAAGAAAGAACTAGATCCTAACCGAAACAAAATAGTTCTTAAAACGTGAAAGAAGATAAACAGCTTGAGGATAGACCAAACGTTGTTGTATGTTTTTATATCTTCACCATTTGAATAACAACTTGACCCTGCAGAGCATAGCTTGTTGTGTCTACAATAAGAAGAGCACACCGTCAACCTTCGGATCCGGAAATCGACCGTAAAACTTTCAGTCTGGAGCAAAGCTAACTCAGAGTTATTGAGTTATGTGCCACATGCTACAGAATGCACCATAGATGACCAACCCACGCCAATTCCCGGATCCATCAACGCAAGAAAACATAATATGCACTGCAACGGAAACCACAAGAAGAAAAACCACAACCCTAAAACACACCACACGCACCATCACTGAGGACAGACAACTCAAGGTCTGAGAAGGCACAAAGCACACCATGAGAAAAATAAACGCACCGAACCTAGCCCATCCATGAACCCATCAACACCATAGAGAGGCACATGTAAGAACAGGGAGCATAGGAGACCTGAGCAAGAGAGACAACACCAACAGATCTGAATTTTCAGAACAGAAACGTGTGGGAGACACCCACCATGAACCACAAACATAAGCCAACTGAACAACGTCAAGCCTTATTACTCGTGAGAAGCTAACGGCAAAGATCCTCCAATCAGCTCCAAGGCGACACCATCGAAACAGACTCATACCTCTCGGATCTACAGTCAGCTTAACCATCACTGAGATCACACCATGACGCAGAAGCCGAGCTCACCTAGAACGAACCAGCACCATCCCAAACGCCATAGCCGTCGAAGAACGCTCAGCACTAACCACCACCATCGAGGCTCAAAATACTAGAAACAAACTAAAACTAGATAGGAGAGTTAATGGAGGCCCTCTCACAGCACGGCGAGGAGCGCTGGCCGGAGGAGAAGACCTCAGATatgaaggaagaagaggaggcgGCGGTAGGGTCGGGAGAGAGTTTTTGATGTAACTCAATGTTAGATGATCTTGTTCCACGTTTTCAAGGAAATAAAGTGTTTTCCTTATCTCAACGAATTGCAGTCAAATTCATTGCCTACAAGTTAACAGTCCCCCTTGTGATAAAGATAAACTTGAAGTACGTAAATTTTATTACAATTGAagtatgtaaattttattacaaTTGAAGTatgtaaattcaaaatttgtctTATGATATCATACGTACTGttctaatttaaaaacaaataaaagtatataatcCAAATTTGTAGACACATGCATATATtgccgaaaaaaaaaaacacattaaaatattaaatacttttTGTTGTACtagataaaaaaagaagaatatgataatatttcCTCCGCTTCGTATTAGTTAGGAATGTCAAACAGGTTGATCCGTTCCGTTCTGTCCCGTACCACAGCGGATTCATCTTCGAGCGGGTCACGGCAGGTCAGGCCCGCGCTGACTGCAGTCCTCAAAATGGTTGACCAAACCCGTACCGCAAAACATGTAGGTCTTTGCGGATCGGCCTGCAGGACATAGAATTACAAACCGACATATGGTTCTTGAACgcttcaagacatgattcatggTGCTTTATCAGTTTCATGACGCATCAGTAAGTGAGTTTAGTCGAGGATTGTACTGGATAAGACAATACACTTGTTAGTTGAAGATTTTAGTTGGATCAAAACActagtttatttacttttgttagactccaaacattttaaaaataaacaatactttATTTGCTGAATCTAACTATTATAACTCATAAGTTTATAACAAAtgcttttgttttttgaatccaaaattaaataaaaccaacaccaaatcaaagatgctaatccaaaaaataaataaaaagaaaacaccaatcacacttcttgttcttcatcattatcacaAACAAGCGATAAAAACATGGAAATTTCTTTTcttcaccatcaacttcatcttctgcaaataagaataatagaagtcagttaaagatatattgaaacctaaaaCTTCAAAATGTATGATAATGTGAACAAATAAATATAGGCAAAACTATGAAGAACCCATGGCGGAAActagatcttcttcttcggtggaaagtgagttttcaaacttcttatgATGACTTGAAAAAGCTCCACCGGTGCAGATCgaaggctctctctctctctctctctctctctctctctctctctctctctctctctcaatattTTAGGCGAAATTAGAAATGGGGACTTAGGATTGCGGGTCTTCAAAATCGCGCGGGTTAAGCCCATCCCACTTTCGATCCGTCCCGCTTTCGACCCGTCCCGCTTTAAACCCGTCCCGCGAGGCAGGCAATTTTACGGATTTACCAAATGGAGGTCCAATCCGGCCCTCCAGCAAGCCTTTACGGGCCAGGCCCGCGGTCCAGGTCCTTGATTACCATCCCTAGTATTAGTGCAGTTTtagagtttaaattttgttttattttaagtatcattttatattttcaatgcatttatttattagttttttcaattttatccTCATTTTACCAGCTCGTTAATTAAGATAACAACGAAATCATTGCATTAGTTAAgggtaaaataataaatttaatgaatttttaattttgtgtgAAAACATAGAACAACATTTAAattgaaacataaaaaatacaatattttcaaTGATAAATTTCAGGCGGGCAAGAAAGATGTGATATTTCACAAGCTTTATGCACCAtacatttttatcaaaatatctaCGGaattaatcccctatatattaatagataaatatttaaaaaattataatctatagtttatattaattataaaagtaATTTCTCGAGTTGTCACATAATCGAAATGCTAATTTTCTTTACGCAGCGGCTTgagaatcaattaaaaaaatttgttaatgcaaaattaaattgatattgaatgttatattatatattatatccattatggaccattcatttctcaaattgaaattattatatattctttacttaaataaaacatacaaaataacataatgtgattaaaatatatatagaaatcaatgattttaaataataaagatttgctaacGATCTAtatactttctatcatttttgtttaattatttattattaaaataaattacaaaattacattaatcatataataaaaatttagattttttgtatatgttgtattttgaattgttcaaaatgagtataaattactaaaactgttaaaagtctcacataaacttttgtgatcaaggtttaaattgttttctataGTAAGATACAATGATcgtaaaatcatatgaataaataattttattttaataggtgtttatattaatatatatatatatatatatatgtgtgtgtatattttatatatattttatatcttttaaattaaactatacatcatgTGAAAATACAtagttttattttgatatatgcgGTGAAcgtatattgaaaagttaatattttaattttgaaatctttattgtttttttctaaatgattaaaaattattgaaactaCTAAACATTGCACATCaaaaaaaatcgttggtgtaaaattttgttacataaatatgcaaataatcataaaatcatgtgagtagaaacttcatttaataaatattcatattaaaagtatactatatatttatgttaatatcatttaaattaattatatatcatataggatacataaaattgattgttttgattgatTAGCCTAAAATAATTGTGAATTAACAAGAGCAGTTGCTTGATTTATATGTTTACgctaatttattaaataatagtaactgatttcttagttatttaatatacaattattactttattatttcataatacacagaaaaacataaaataagtaataaatataaaatattcattcTGCACAAGGCACATATTTTAACTTAAGTATGTATCTTTTTGCATTTTCTAAATTtcaggccaaaacaaaataacgagatgagaataaatccaaaaattaatattaatatcgagcaataaccaaaatgaaaatgcgatacaaaaataaaataaaatatcgaaGATAGGTTTGATTGACACGTGAACTTAAACTTTTCagaaccataattaacttttaaattgctaaatcatgatataaaattgtGCTGGCATAGTTTCGTTGTAATCAAATAGTAGGCTTGAGATTATTAGGTTTAAACATTAGGTTCTTATGCAATAGctgattttttgacctaaaatatttttaaaaatgagataaATTCatcaataaacaaattatataattaacaaaaaaaataaaaaatgttttaagggtcaaaaatattaattcgatcaagaatataaactttatttttccatacaatattttttatataaatttacctTGTGCGAAAAGCAGATCTTATCAtagtaaatataaaaagtaGAGACGTTTGTGCACCGAAGAAAAACATAGAcgttaattatttatttttaaataataaaaatttgctaacaatctatatattttctatcatttttgtttaattatttatttttaaaataaataacacaattagattagttatataataaaaatttagatttttttttgtatatatcgtattttgaattattcaaaacgagtataaattactaaaactgttaaaaaattTTCATAAACTATTGTGAccaaggtttaaattttttccatgataaaatataatgattttaaaattatataaataaataattctattttaaatttaccTTGCACGAAAAGTAAATGTTATCATAGTAAATAGAAAACGTACAGACGGCTgtgcacccaaaaaaaaaaaacatagacgTTTTTGGCAATGCGTAAAATCGCGGAATTTATAAGCAAAGATGATGTTGAcctaatttttaaatgtaaaataaataaataaaagatacgTTTTGGTAAAGAAGACATTTGAGAGGCGCGTGAAATCCGGGGTGTTTGTTAATACAGGGCACCGCTCACCCCTTGTTTTATActtcatattttcattttcattcagACTTCTCCTctccttctgttttttttttttttgtgtaaaaagataatatagaaAGAACtctctttttattatttcttcttttgtagtttGGTCCGAAGGACTTTTTCTTGATATGGAGGCGGTTTTTTGGCTGTTGGATTTCGAGACTGATCCACTATCATCCGGTGGTTATCTTCCGCCGCCGTCTCCGGTGATTGTATACCGTCGCCGTTACCGGTTTCTCTCTACCGTCGCCGTTACCGGTTACTCTCTACCGTTGCCGTTTCCAGTTCTTCTCGTTCGAGGCCTTTTCCGGTTACAGATGAACCTGCGGATCTTCAACGGTTGCAACAGATCTAGATCTCTCAAAGGTGGTTGGATAATTGGCCCATGGACCTTATATAGATCTCTGGCCCAGGTTATCAGATCTTTGAGCCCATTGAAGATTGGATACAAATACAGAAAATTAGCTgtccaagcaaaaaaaaagctgGCTTCTCTTAGGTATTCTCTACTACATGTGCGTATCTAACAAATTCATCTTACTCCTCTCATGTATTAGGTAGTACATGTGCCATCTAACAAATGTATCCGCTTTTCATCTGATCTTTTTGTGTTTCTCTTATTCTGCAGATCAAACATGCGCCCATCTAACAAATGCAAGCATGGCTCATCCTATAAATACAGGAAGACTAGCTTTTCCAAACCACAAATCAAAAAAACCCGACTCCTCTTAGGTAATCTCTGTTACATTTTGTCcatttaacaaatatatatgttttcatctgatcttttgtttctcttattCTGCAGATCAAACATAGCTTCTGAAATTCTGCTTAAGGTATTTTTCTATCTCCATTGTTTGATCCAATCCATATTTTGATCTGTTAATTAGTTCTTGTGTTTCTCTTTGTGCTGAAGAACCTTATAACTTCTATATAAAAGTATTTCTCTGTTTTGGGTATCAGATTTAACATATCCTGTGAATAGATCGATAGTTGACTAGAGATCACTGtttcattttatattctttGATTGATATACCAAATTCGAATTAAATGGCTGTTTCCTCTTTTTGCCCGTAGGAATGTTGAGCAAAGAGATGCTATTCTCGTGGAGACTGGTGGTTCCATGTTTGCTCCGTGATATCATGACCCAGGGTAAAGACATCTGTTGGGCAATTGCCTTCATAAGGCAGTTTGAGTTTCTCCTAAAGAAAAACAACCGTATGGATAAGGATGAGCATCTCTCTGTTCAATATTTCATCAACAACACACCCAAAACATTTATGGAAAAAAAAGGGTCAGGGTGGGATCATGGACATTTATGATCTACCAAAGGTTTTGTTGGATCATGGCACAGTCTTGGAGAAACACTGTCCACTATCTGAGACCCTTCAAGTTACAAGATTGGATGCTGATGTGAGTCAAACCATTTctcatttttatctttttcacttttcagactcgatttataacttatttatattttcaggAGAAAGTCACTGTGTACCGTCCTAGCAAAGTTAGAGTGCGCTCCTTGTGTGACAAGGAGTTTGAAGATGATGTAGATCGTTTCCATCGTTTTCATGGAAGTCTTGTTCATCAGATTGAGGTAGGATGCGCCGCTGCAAGAATACCTATCTATCCAAGCTATGCTAAACTTAAAGGAAAGGTAATCAGTTTTCACTTgtgtttattattaaatatattgcCGTTTGACTAATGTTTGTTTTGGAGCAGGAAATTTATTGTCCAAGCAAAGCAGAGTTGAAGAAAGACGAACTACATGGGCATATTGTCCTTTTCACGGGATATGGTTGTGATGAAAATAATAAAGTCTACTATCAGTTCCAAGAGACAGCTGGAACATCAGTGGGAGATCAAGGTTATCACTACGTTTATGCCGACTTCGTCGAAATGTATGTAGAGATGGAGCCAGAGATGGAGCTGTGAGCTAATACTGTTTGCTCACTCTGCAGAATTGCTTCTGTCATCTAATTTCCTGTTTGTgttcatctctttatatatttctttagcGGTTCTGTTCTCTCGTGTTGGTTATTTACCTGTCTGTCTTGTTTCCTGTTGGTTTCATATTCTCCACTGTTTCAGTACTGCTCTTGTTATACTCCTCAGATGGAGGCGTTAGTTGATACAGTTCTCTCTCGTGTTAATTAGTAGTCCTCCAATGTGCCATTCACTACTGTATATctagtaaaaattatattatgttcaTCTCTGTCCGTTTGTTAATTGGTAGTCCTGTTTAGTTATGCTGATTTGTTGTCTGATGTTAGTGTGAGTTCATAACTGTTTCTATTATTCCTTTCTCTACTGCTTCTGTTATACCATTTATGTTTGAACGATTAACTTGAATTTTGCAGGACAGGTTGCTGCTGACGGATATGGTATACAAATAACAACAATAATGGAAGTTTGAAGTGGAATAAGTGAATAACTTGGGAGACTTGTTAATAGCTGTCGTGGAAGTTTGAAGTATTAATAATTTGGGAGACTTGTTAATAGCAGTCGTGATTGATATAACCGACCTTATATGGTTTAATAGATCTTTGAAATAGAATAAACTTGATTGACTTTGTCAATATGGTCGTGTCTGATACAACCGACCTTATATGGTTTACAAATAAATGAAGTAAAATAATTTGGAAGAGTTTGTTACTACCTCCGTTtccgaaagtaagatgttttagatttttttcttgttccacaaagatagattttttatattgttaaagtatttttttatacttttgaggaacattaattgagaatatttgaattgattaaatttcattggtggaaagttattggaaagtgcataataaagtaaaaaataaattaaattataaatatttattaaattcttaataagcgtacatactctagaaaatcttactttcaggaACAAAGGGAGGGAGTATTACCCAACTTTTTAACTTGTGCATTTTTCTCTGAAACAAAACTAGTTTCTCCATGTTACACTTGGAGAGAGAAATTTCTCGACTCTTTGGTTACTTAAATTTCTCTGTCACTCTCTCACTTTtctatctaaatattttatatccaAGCAATTGTAAGtgattatattttcaaacacaAGTGTTGTATCAAACTAATCTACGTAAACTAGTTAACTGTCAAAGTACTAatctatgtatataatatatacatcgattca
The window above is part of the Brassica napus cultivar Da-Ae chromosome C8, Da-Ae, whole genome shotgun sequence genome. Proteins encoded here:
- the LOC106414942 gene encoding uncharacterized protein LOC106414942 isoform X6, whose protein sequence is MSISLFNISSTTHPKHLWKKKGQGGIMDIYDLPKVLLDHGTVLEKHCPLSETLQVTRLDADEKVTVYRPSKVRVRSLCDKEFEDDVDRFHRFHGSLVHQIEVGCAAARIPIYPSYAKLKGKEIYCPSKAELKKDELHGHIVLFTGYGCDENNKVYYQFQETAGTSVGDQGQVAADGYGIQITTIMEV
- the LOC106414942 gene encoding uncharacterized protein LOC106414942 isoform X2, which translates into the protein MSISLFNISSTTHPKHLWKKKGQGGIMDIYDLPKVLLDHGTVLEKHCPLSETLQVTRLDADEKVTVYRPSKVRVRSLCDKEFEDDVDRFHRFHGSLVHQIEVGCAAARIPIYPSYAKLKGKEIYCPSKAELKKDELHGHIVLFTGYGCDENNKVYYQFQETAGTSVGDQGYHYVYADFVEMYVEMEPEMELTGCC
- the LOC106414942 gene encoding uncharacterized protein LOC106414942 isoform X4, producing MSISLFNISSTTHPKHLWKKKGQGGIMDIYDLPKVLLDHGTVLEKHCPLSETLQVTRLDADEKVTVYRPSKVRVRSLCDKEFEDDVDRFHRFHGSLVHQIEVGCAAARIPIYPSYAKLKGKEIYCPSKAELKKDELHGHIVLFTGYGCDENNKVYYQFQETAGTSVGDQGYHYVYADFVEMTGCC
- the LOC106414942 gene encoding uncharacterized protein LOC106414942 isoform X1: MSISLFNISSTTHPKHLWKKKGQGGIMDIYDLPKVLLDHGTVLEKHCPLSETLQVTRLDADEKVTVYRPSKVRVRSLCDKEFEDDVDRFHRFHGSLVHQIEVGCAAARIPIYPSYAKLKGKEIYCPSKAELKKDELHGHIVLFTGYGCDENNKVYYQFQETAGTSVGDQGYHYVYADFVEMYVEMEPEMELLLLTDMVYK
- the LOC106414942 gene encoding uncharacterized protein LOC106414942 isoform X3, which gives rise to MSISLFNISSTTHPKHLWKKKGQGGIMDIYDLPKVLLDHGTVLEKHCPLSETLQVTRLDADEKVTVYRPSKVRVRSLCDKEFEDDVDRFHRFHGSLVHQIEVGCAAARIPIYPSYAKLKGKEIYCPSKAELKKDELHGHIVLFTGYGCDENNKVYYQFQETAGTSVGDQGYHYVYADFVEMLLLTDMVYK
- the LOC106414942 gene encoding uncharacterized protein LOC106414942 isoform X5 — encoded protein: MSISLFNISSTTHPKHLWKKKGQGGIMDIYDLPKVLLDHGTVLEKHCPLSETLQVTRLDADEKVTVYRPSKVRVRSLCDKEFEDDVDRFHRFHGSLVHQIEVGCAAARIPIYPSYAKLKGKEIYCPSKAELKKDELHGHIVLFTGYGCDENNKVYYQFQETAGTSVGDQGCC